Genomic window (Zingiber officinale cultivar Zhangliang chromosome 2B, Zo_v1.1, whole genome shotgun sequence):
taaaattattttcaatttactaattaaataaaaaaactttcaaaatgaacaaataaatttatattatcaaactcaataattaatcaaataaaaatttaaaaatttcaaacaatcaaataaatttaaatgaaaaatttaataatatctaaatgaatcgagttcaaacttattttaaacttatcaaaaaagaaactaaatcaagttaaacttaaataattattttaataatttaatttatttaaaatttgactCAACTTCACTggtttattttatcaaataagtatgaataatataaatttagtttCTATAGTTATATgtcataattttatatattaatatattcgaatatttaaaattttaaaattaatgtaAATATGTTTGTAGTTATTATTACTCAAAGGCTCCATTGAAATTGTGTCGGTATCGCCTTCATCGTCTCCCACTGCTCCCTCCTCTCGATCTCCCGTTGAGTCGGCGGAGATGGTGGCGGAGCTGATATCCCTGGCGCCGGTGGCTGAGACCTACCAGGAGGAGAGCGAGACGAAGACGGAGCTCGTCACCCTCGACTTGCTGGGTGGCCGCGGTGACCCCGACCGCGCCGCGCTGGATCTCGAGCTCCAGGTCACTGCCGGCTGGGCGAGGCGCCTCGTTCCGCTGGTATGCCCCCTGGCTCATATCTCAATCCACTTCGATTTCTGCCGAGATTTGGTCTTGATTGCCTTTTCAATCATTCCGTTTTGGCGAGAATCCCCTGTTCGAATTCGAAAAGGAGGAGAAATTTTACTTCTTCCATCCCTTCGTTGGTTTTTCAAATTCCTGTGGATCGTACTACGAAACCATTTACTTCCAATCCAGTCCGTACCGAATTCTCTGTTGACGAAGATTGTGCTCTCTTCCGGCGATTTTGCTCTCGAATCGTAGACGGTTCATTTTTAATTCTTATGAATCTTCGATCGTCCTGCTAGTACGCATGCTGCTCTCCAAATCCCTAATTCCGTCCCTTTTTAGTTGAATCCCCCTTTTTTTAATGAATTGAATCGCGTTTTGCGTTTATTAGGTTAGAAATTGCAGGTTTGATTGCACAAATTCGACTAAAATTCCGTATCGATTCCATGGTTACAGTCAGCGAAGCTGTATCTCTCACCCCCTTCGCCGCCCTCCCTCGGATTCCTCGGCCTAAAGCAACCTCCGGCGGCGAATACGGCCGCCGCCTCCGCTGTTCCCGGCTCATACCGCAGCATCTGTACTCTGGAGAAGGTCAAGTCGGCGCTCGCGAGGGAATCTCTCGCTAACAAGCGTTCCCCGCCttccccctcctcttcctcctcttcctacgcctccgcctccgcctccgcctccgcgACTACCatcaccgcctcc
Coding sequences:
- the LOC122046806 gene encoding uncharacterized protein LOC122046806, coding for MVAELISLAPVAETYQEESETKTELVTLDLLGGRGDPDRAALDLELQVTAGWARRLVPLSAKLYLSPPSPPSLGFLGLKQPPAANTAAASAVPGSYRSICTLEKVKSALARESLANKRSPPSPSSSSSSYASASASASATTITASSSSAKRPKEADKEDGHPRAMAVAACPECLLYVLICKSDPWCPRCAAHVPVHGLKKKSRLDLNFSFQTCNQSN